The Haloarchaeobius amylolyticus genome window below encodes:
- a CDS encoding mandelate racemase/muconate lactonizing enzyme family protein, with protein MQITGVTQHHLSHPLDGSFEPTWIPGYPQSSHEVELFEVETDEGITGITASPSFAGGLTYETPLSLFLTGEDPHDVDAIRRKLQSIDLIGPRPWHIELALWDIVGKAADKPVYEILGGSDDPIPCYASTGEVQDAAERIEYVQDRVDEGFQAVKLRVTRTEDIELVRAVRDAFPDLPLMVDANKGWAVRVMEEEVRWSYKDALRFARELEDVGGIEWLEEPLPRHEYENYARLRAATDVPIAGGEFNNGPHHFHEFLSRDALDVVQPDAALATGIRGGVGVASRAADHGVEFVPHTWTNGIGFAANLHVMAVAGSPWCEFPMEPPWTPEVRDFLLTETLDHEDGYVTPPDGPGLGVSLDREVLPE; from the coding sequence ATGCAGATAACCGGCGTCACCCAGCACCACCTGAGCCACCCGCTCGACGGGTCGTTCGAGCCGACGTGGATTCCGGGCTATCCACAGTCGAGCCACGAGGTGGAACTGTTCGAGGTCGAGACGGACGAGGGCATCACGGGCATCACGGCCAGCCCCAGTTTCGCGGGCGGGCTGACGTACGAGACACCCCTGTCGCTCTTTCTCACCGGTGAGGACCCCCACGACGTGGACGCGATCCGCCGCAAGCTCCAGAGCATCGACCTCATCGGCCCCCGGCCGTGGCACATCGAACTCGCGCTCTGGGACATCGTCGGGAAGGCCGCCGACAAGCCGGTCTACGAGATACTCGGCGGGAGCGACGACCCCATCCCGTGCTACGCCAGCACCGGGGAGGTGCAGGACGCTGCCGAGCGCATCGAATACGTCCAGGACCGCGTCGACGAGGGGTTCCAGGCGGTGAAGCTCCGGGTCACCCGGACCGAGGACATCGAGCTGGTCCGGGCGGTCCGCGACGCGTTCCCGGACCTGCCCCTGATGGTCGACGCCAACAAGGGCTGGGCGGTCCGGGTCATGGAGGAGGAGGTGCGGTGGTCGTACAAGGACGCCCTGCGATTCGCCCGCGAGCTGGAGGACGTGGGCGGCATCGAGTGGCTGGAGGAACCCCTGCCACGCCACGAGTACGAGAACTACGCCCGGTTGCGGGCCGCGACCGACGTGCCCATCGCGGGCGGCGAGTTCAACAACGGCCCCCACCACTTCCACGAGTTCCTGTCCCGGGACGCCCTCGACGTGGTCCAGCCCGACGCCGCGCTGGCGACCGGGATTCGCGGCGGGGTCGGCGTCGCCTCGCGGGCCGCGGACCACGGCGTCGAGTTCGTGCCCCACACGTGGACCAACGGTATCGGTTTCGCGGCGAACCTGCACGTGATGGCCGTCGCCGGGTCGCCGTGGTGCGAGTTCCCGATGGAGCCGCCGTGGACTCCCGAGGTACGGGACTTCCTGCTGACGGAGACCCTCGACCACGAGGACGGCTACGTGACGCCCCCCGACGGACCGGGGCTCGGCGTCTCGCTCGACCGGGAGGTGCTTCCGGAATGA
- a CDS encoding sensor histidine kinase, whose amino-acid sequence METVRVCLADGSGKDWPRHVSAGLADHGHYDVVVTTTLSETLSALDEQVHCLVVGTTLDGDDGVDLLDAVADTSDTTSAGTVCLFLADDDAVAREALVRDVSEVLAARTVTDDPDVLVKRVVRHTTPAEARPAGPGDTHRAAKPTAAGEPTLDPVGTAATALVDARTAMAALEGTTGALVESDLCDGAWAVLADESASAAAGTVTAPPENTTERLAAASAEAGSSARGTGTESSSGEVLVALTHDGDLYGLLGLCGVRTAVDRLDALGRVVGHALARIHRETDLRRSARHLRAVVDSMPQLVTIKDAAGLHVFVNEAVEAADGPGREEILGNHLTDIVDSEAAETAWANDQAVMASGEPVTDEVTVAVDGVPRLYEVTHAPLFDETGAVEGVINVAMDVTDDRRHVEHLSALYHGTERLLLEETPGDVAELAVELFADVLDYRLTCVYTFDPERDELAPQAWSEELAAVAGDPGAIPRDGGAAWESFVSDEARTEVTEITADGDRVPWGDFVLPLGRHGVVVVGTTDETLAPGDEALAKVLAGSIEAVLNRLDRLQALRDRETELARQNERLDEFASVVSHDLRNPLSVARTYLSLAESDDGDADFTPEIREALDRMDDLVTDVLALARQGRVLGETEPVDLAATATVSWRVVDTGDATLELADDLGTVDADAVRLHQLFENLFRNSVEHGSHPENDQPTLLTVRIGRLDAPDSGFFVEDDGIGIPPDRREAVFQRGVTGSADGTGFGLAIVAAVAEAHGWEVLLLESEQGGARFEFRT is encoded by the coding sequence ATGGAGACCGTCCGGGTCTGTCTCGCTGACGGGTCCGGGAAGGACTGGCCGAGGCACGTCTCGGCCGGCCTCGCGGACCACGGTCACTACGACGTGGTCGTGACGACGACACTGTCGGAGACGCTGTCGGCACTCGACGAGCAGGTGCACTGCCTCGTCGTCGGGACGACCCTCGACGGCGACGACGGCGTCGACCTGCTGGACGCGGTCGCCGACACGTCGGACACCACGTCGGCCGGCACGGTGTGCCTCTTCCTGGCCGACGACGACGCGGTCGCCCGCGAGGCACTGGTCCGGGACGTCAGCGAGGTACTCGCCGCGAGGACCGTCACGGACGACCCCGACGTGCTGGTGAAGCGAGTTGTCCGCCACACCACACCCGCCGAGGCGCGCCCGGCGGGCCCGGGCGACACCCACAGGGCCGCAAAACCCACCGCAGCCGGCGAGCCGACGCTGGACCCGGTCGGCACGGCCGCGACGGCACTGGTCGACGCGCGGACCGCGATGGCCGCCCTCGAGGGCACGACCGGGGCGCTCGTCGAGTCTGACCTGTGCGACGGTGCCTGGGCCGTCCTCGCCGACGAGAGCGCGAGCGCGGCGGCGGGCACGGTCACGGCGCCGCCGGAGAACACCACCGAGCGCCTCGCGGCGGCGTCAGCCGAGGCCGGGTCGTCGGCCCGCGGGACCGGCACGGAATCGAGTTCGGGCGAGGTCCTCGTCGCGCTCACCCACGACGGCGACCTGTATGGGCTCCTCGGGCTCTGCGGGGTCCGGACCGCGGTCGACCGGCTCGACGCACTCGGCCGGGTCGTCGGCCACGCGCTGGCACGGATTCACCGCGAGACCGACCTGCGGCGGTCCGCACGCCACCTCCGGGCGGTCGTCGATTCGATGCCACAGCTCGTGACCATCAAGGACGCCGCGGGCCTGCACGTGTTCGTCAACGAGGCCGTCGAGGCCGCCGACGGCCCCGGGCGCGAGGAGATCCTCGGCAACCACCTCACCGATATCGTCGACAGCGAGGCCGCAGAGACGGCCTGGGCGAACGACCAGGCGGTCATGGCGTCCGGCGAACCCGTCACCGACGAGGTCACGGTCGCGGTCGACGGGGTGCCCCGGCTGTACGAGGTGACACACGCACCGCTGTTCGACGAGACGGGCGCGGTCGAGGGCGTCATCAACGTCGCCATGGACGTGACCGACGACCGCCGCCACGTCGAGCACCTCTCGGCGCTCTACCACGGGACCGAGCGCCTGCTGCTCGAGGAGACGCCGGGGGACGTGGCCGAGCTGGCGGTCGAGCTGTTCGCGGACGTGCTCGACTACCGGCTGACGTGCGTCTACACCTTCGACCCGGAGCGCGACGAACTCGCGCCACAGGCGTGGTCAGAGGAGCTGGCAGCCGTCGCCGGCGACCCCGGAGCCATCCCGCGCGACGGGGGCGCGGCGTGGGAGTCGTTCGTCAGCGACGAGGCCCGGACCGAGGTGACCGAGATAACCGCCGACGGCGACCGGGTCCCCTGGGGCGACTTCGTCCTCCCACTCGGCCGGCACGGCGTGGTGGTCGTCGGGACCACCGACGAGACGCTCGCGCCGGGGGACGAGGCACTCGCGAAGGTCCTCGCGGGGTCCATCGAGGCGGTGTTGAACCGGCTCGACCGCCTGCAGGCGCTCCGGGACCGCGAGACGGAACTCGCCCGCCAGAACGAGCGCCTCGACGAGTTCGCGTCGGTCGTCAGCCACGACCTCCGGAACCCCCTCTCGGTCGCCCGGACGTACCTCTCGCTCGCCGAGAGCGACGACGGGGACGCCGACTTCACGCCGGAGATCCGGGAGGCGCTCGACCGCATGGACGACCTCGTGACCGACGTGCTCGCGCTCGCCAGGCAGGGGCGGGTGCTCGGCGAGACCGAGCCGGTCGACCTCGCGGCCACGGCCACCGTCTCCTGGCGGGTCGTCGACACCGGCGACGCCACGCTCGAACTGGCCGACGACCTCGGGACGGTCGACGCCGACGCGGTCCGGTTGCACCAGCTCTTCGAGAACCTGTTCCGGAACAGTGTGGAGCACGGTTCCCATCCCGAGAACGACCAGCCCACCCTACTCACCGTCCGTATCGGTCGCCTCGACGCCCCCGACAGCGGGTTCTTCGTGGAGGACGACGGGATCGGCATCCCGCCCGACCGGCGCGAGGCGGTGTTCCAGCGGGGTGTCACGGGCTCGGCAGACGGGACCGGGTTCGGGCTCGCCATCGTCGCGGCCGTGGCGGAGGCCCACGGCTGGGAGGTCCTCCTCCTCGAGAGCGAGCAGGGAGGCGCGCGATTCGAGTTCCGGACGTGA
- a CDS encoding glycerophosphodiester phosphodiesterase: MRLIAHRGFADEAPENTVPAVEHAVAAGADVVEVDVRRCASGEVVVHHDETVDRVTDGSGPVGAHTFDGLQALDVLDSGAGVPSLAQVLDAIPPEVAVNVELKETGVAADVAALLADHEGEAMVSSFDQQALREMREADAAVPTAFLTDRFRDRPVATARDLGCSYVHPHYRLCLLSRLVERAHDAGIEVNVWTIRHAAIARLLALRGVDGVTSDRSGILD, encoded by the coding sequence GTGCGACTGATCGCCCACCGCGGCTTCGCCGACGAAGCCCCCGAGAACACCGTTCCGGCCGTCGAACACGCCGTCGCCGCCGGGGCGGACGTCGTCGAGGTGGACGTGCGCCGGTGCGCCTCCGGCGAGGTCGTCGTCCACCACGACGAGACGGTCGACCGCGTGACCGACGGGTCCGGCCCGGTCGGGGCCCACACCTTCGACGGCCTGCAGGCGCTGGACGTGCTCGACTCCGGCGCGGGCGTCCCGTCGCTGGCGCAGGTGCTCGACGCGATTCCACCCGAGGTCGCCGTCAACGTCGAACTCAAGGAGACGGGTGTGGCGGCCGACGTGGCGGCCCTGCTCGCCGACCACGAGGGCGAGGCGATGGTCTCCTCGTTCGACCAGCAGGCACTCCGCGAGATGCGCGAGGCCGATGCTGCCGTGCCGACCGCGTTCCTCACCGACCGGTTCCGCGACCGGCCCGTCGCGACCGCCCGGGACCTCGGCTGTTCGTACGTCCACCCCCACTACCGGCTCTGTCTCCTCTCGCGGCTGGTCGAGCGCGCCCACGACGCCGGCATCGAGGTGAACGTCTGGACCATCCGCCACGCCGCCATCGCCCGGCTG